The following DNA comes from Syntrophorhabdus sp..
CACCATTTCCATGCAGTCTTCAACAGTTATTCTTGCCATTATCCTCTCTCCTTATATCGTCGATCGCTTTCCGGAACCTTCCGTATGCCTTTTCAAGATCGTCGTTGACGATAGTATAGCCGAATTCACCTTTTCTTGCAATTTCTTCTTCCACGCGCTTCATCCGCGTCTCTATCTCTTTCTCGCCGCGCAGGGACAGGCGGCAGATGAGCTCTTCCACCGAGGGAGGCTCGATGAAGATGAGCCGTGCCGCCGCGCACTGACCGCTGATGTTGATCGCCCCCTTCACGTCTATGTCGAGGATGATGTCCTTTCCCGTCTGCAGAATGGCCAGGATCTCTGCCCGGGGGGTCCCGTAGAGATTCCCGTGGACCTTCTCCCATTCGAGAAAATGTCTTTTCGCTATCATGGACTCGAAGGTTCTCTCGTCGACGAAATGATAGTCCTTGCCGTCGATCTCGTGCACCCGTCTTTGCCGTGTCGTGTAGGAAATGGAAAACTGACTGCGACCGTCTTCCCTGAGGAAGCGGTCGATCAGGGTTGACTTGCCCACACCCGACGGACCGGAGACGACAATGAGGACACCTTTTCTCAGATCATCGGGGCGGGCCGCGGCCGGGGACGCCGTTCCCTTTCCATCCGGGTTATTCGACATTCTGCACCTGTTCCCGCATCTTCTCTATCTCCACCTTAATTCCTATGACGCGCTCGTTTATATACAGGTCGTTGGACTTGCTCCCGATTGTGTTCGTCTCCCGCACCATCTCCTGGATGATGAAATCAAGCTTTCTGCCCATGGGTTCGAGGGATGCCAGGGTGCCGCGGAAGTTGTCGAGGTGCCCCGTCAGGCGCACGATCTCTTCCGATATGTCGACGCGTTCCATGTAGATGGCGATCTCTTGAAGGACCCGGGTCTCATCCACGGCGACGGATTGTGTTATCTCCGCTATCTTGCCCCGGAGCCTCTCCTCGTGGGCCTTGATGACCTCCGGCCAGCCGGTCTGTATCTCGGCAAGACTGGCGGTTATGGCATCCAGTCTTCCGAGAAGGTCGTTCATGATGTGCCCGCCTTCCCGTGCGCGCTCTTCGTTGAGGGCGGCAATGAGGTCCGAGCATGCGGCCGTCAGGACGTCCTCGGGAAGGCTGTTGTTCTCCTCGTACGCGAAAACGTCCTTGAGTGTGAAGACGCTCTCTATCGTCAGGTCCCCGGTAAGCCCGTAGTTCTCCTTCAGATCGCGCGCCATCGCGGCGTATTGCCGCACGACGTTCTCGTTCACCCTGGGTATGGCGATCTCGTCAGAGGCCTTTTCCCACTTGATGGTGACATCCACTTTTCCCCTTTTGACGTGCTTTTTCACGAGGTCCCTGAGTTTCTGCTCCGATGCGTAATCGGTCCGGGGAAGCCTGATGTTCATTTCAAGGTAGCGGCTGTTGAGGCTCCGGGCCTCGCTCACGATCCTTCCTGCGGGGAACTCCTTTTCGATCTTTGCGAATCCTGTCATGCTTCTCGGCATAATCCACCTTCATGGGTGCGGGTCTGCCCGCCCGCTGGTTCTCAGGGATTCCCTGCAGAGCTCTCTCCACCGGTTGAAAAGGGCTATCGTCTGCTCTTCGGCGTAATCCGGGTATGTCCACTCAAGAGGGCGATATGACCCGTTGTTGAACATGAGCGTCAGGTCGGCGTGTATCCCTTTCCCCAGGTAGATCCTGTGCGCGTATCCCTTTGTAGTGGCGAGTATAACATGTTCCAGAGCGATATATCCAGAGTCAATGTTCACGGTCCTCCTGCCTTCCTTCGCGAAGAGGTCCTCCGTGGCATTGGTGGATACCTTGATATCCGGGAGGACGTTCCGGTCGACAAGAGGTGAGAAGAGGACGTAGGATCGCATAAGTCCTTCGCCCATTTCCCTGTTGTAGTATGTCGTGTGGGTAAAAAGGGTCGGAGGGGTTCTATCTTCAACGGGTCCCATGGTCCTGTTGAGGGAGTCGAGGACCGCTTCAAGGTCCGCGTCCCCGTTGAAGATGATGCTGGCGAAGAGCTTTACCTGCCGGGGGTGCCCGATCTTTCCCATAGGATGAAGTATTCCTTGTTCTTTCTCTCTTTTTCCCTGGGGGCCTCTACGGTTCCGACGGCGTCAAGGCCCAGTGTCCCGCCGAACTGCCTGATATCCTCGAGCACGGACTCGATCCTCCTGGCGTCCTTCACGATGCCGCCCTTGCCCACATTATATCTCCCCACTTCGAACTGCGGCTTGACGAGGGAAATGATGCTGCCTTCTTTGGCGAGAACGCCTGCGGCCGCGGGGATGATCTTCTTCAGGGAGATGAATGACACGTCTATCGTGATGATATCGACCCTTTCACCGATGTCGGAGGCGGTCAGGTAGCGGGCGTTGAAGTTCTCCCTGAGGACTATCCGTTCGTCGCCCCGGAGCTTCTCATGGAGCTGGTGCGTCCCGGAATCGACGGCGTAGACCTTCTTTGCCCCTTCCTTGAGGAGGCAATCGGTGAACCCGCCTGTTGAAGAGCCGATATCGAGTGCTGTCCGGCCGTGGACGGAAAGGCGGAAGGTGTCGAGGGCGGCCTTGAGCTTGACGCCGCCGAAACTCACATAGGGGATGGGATCTCCCCTGACCTCGAGACTGGCGGTCTCGTCTACCTTCCGGTCCGCCTTCAGGACCCTCTCACCGTCGACGTACACCTCACCGGCCATGACCAGCACCCGGGCCTTTTCCCGCGACGGTGCCAGGGCGCGCTTTGCAAGCAGGACGTCTATTCTTTCCCTAGCCACGTCCGGACCGTTCTCACTATCCCATCGAGGTCGATGCCCAGAGACTTGCGCAGTGTTCCCTGACCGCCGTGGGTGACGAAGACATCGGGGATACCCAGTGACCTGAAGGGAATGAGCGATCCCACTCTGGCGAGGGCCTCCCCGACTCCGCTGCCGAATCCCCCGATGACCACGTTCTCTTCCAGGGTGAGGATGCGCCCTGTCCGTGCGGCCACTTCGGCAAGGAGGTTCTCGTCCATTGGTTTAATGAACCTGCCGTTGACGACGCCGGCATCTATGCCGTCGTCTGCGAGCACGCCCGCGGCCTCCATGGCCGTGGCGACCATGTTCCCACAGGCTATCATGGTGATGTCCCTGCCTTCGCGGAGCAATTCCCAGGTGCCGAAAGGTATCTCGTGGAAGTCATCTTCGATCGGCACGCCCAGGGCCTCCCCGCGGGGGTAGCGGATGGCGACCGGCCTGGCGTAGCGGTACCCGGAATAGAGCATCTGCCTGAGCTCATTCTCGTCCTTCGGCGCCATGAGGACCATGTTCGGGATATGGCGGAAATAGGAAAGGTCGTAGACTCCGTGATGGGTGGGCCCGTCCTGTCCCACTATCCCGCTGCGGTCCACGGCGAACACTACGGGCAGGTTTTGCAGGCACACGTCGAGGATGATCTGATCGTAGGCCCTTTGCAGAAAGGTGGAATAGATGGCGACGAAGGGCTTGAGCCCGCCGAGGGCGAGGGCCGCCGAAAAGGTGACCCCGTGCTGCTCGGCGATGCCTATGTCGTAGAACCTGTCGGGGAAGATGGCGGAGAACTTGTCGAGGCCCGTGCCGAGGCCCATGGCGGCCGTGATCGCCACCACCCTTTCGTCCATCTTCGCAAGGTCGACTATCGTGTCGCCGAAAACGTCGGTATAGGTCTTCTTTCCCCTGGAAAGGCTGTTGCCGGTGGTGAGTTCGAAGGTCGAGATGCCATGGAACCGTTCGGGGTCGTCCTCGGCGTGGGTGTAACCTTTGCCCTTCCTGGTGATGACGTGGACGAGCAGCGGCCCTTTGAGCCTGCTCACGTTCCTCATTGTCTCGAGGAGGTGTTCCATGTTATGGCCGTCGACGGGACCGACGTAGGTGAAGCCGAGTTCTTCAAAGATCATCCCCGGCCCGAAGATCCCCTTTACGGTCTCTTCCAGGTACCGCGCCGTCTTGTAGATGGTCGGCATGGTCTTCATCCGGTTCTTCAGCTCCTCCCGGACGCTGCTCATGAACTCTCCCGTCATGATCCGGTTGAGATGGCTCGCCAGTCCCCCGACGTTCTTTGAAATGGACATCTCGTTGTCGTTGAGGACGACAATGATATCGCTTCTGAGGTGTCCGGCGTGGTTCAAGGCCTCGAAGGCCATGCCACCCGTCAGCGAGCCGTCCCCGATGACGGCTATGATCCTGGAGGACGAACCCAGCTTCCTCTTGCTCTCGGCGAGCCCCGCCGCGACG
Coding sequences within:
- a CDS encoding TlyA family RNA methyltransferase, whose amino-acid sequence is MARERIDVLLAKRALAPSREKARVLVMAGEVYVDGERVLKADRKVDETASLEVRGDPIPYVSFGGVKLKAALDTFRLSVHGRTALDIGSSTGGFTDCLLKEGAKKVYAVDSGTHQLHEKLRGDERIVLRENFNARYLTASDIGERVDIITIDVSFISLKKIIPAAAGVLAKEGSIISLVKPQFEVGRYNVGKGGIVKDARRIESVLEDIRQFGGTLGLDAVGTVEAPREKERKNKEYFILWERSGTPGR
- a CDS encoding DUF4416 family protein, with translation MGKIGHPRQVKLFASIIFNGDADLEAVLDSLNRTMGPVEDRTPPTLFTHTTYYNREMGEGLMRSYVLFSPLVDRNVLPDIKVSTNATEDLFAKEGRRTVNIDSGYIALEHVILATTKGYAHRIYLGKGIHADLTLMFNNGSYRPLEWTYPDYAEEQTIALFNRWRELCRESLRTSGRADPHP
- the gmk gene encoding guanylate kinase, which encodes MSNNPDGKGTASPAAARPDDLRKGVLIVVSGPSGVGKSTLIDRFLREDGRSQFSISYTTRQRRVHEIDGKDYHFVDERTFESMIAKRHFLEWEKVHGNLYGTPRAEILAILQTGKDIILDIDVKGAINISGQCAAARLIFIEPPSVEELICRLSLRGEKEIETRMKRVEEEIARKGEFGYTIVNDDLEKAYGRFRKAIDDIRREDNGKNNC
- a CDS encoding 1-deoxy-D-xylulose-5-phosphate synthase codes for the protein MLLQTINSPEDLKKLSVAQLVELAGEIRPFITDVISRTGGHLASNLGTVELTIALYYVFNPPEDKIVWDVGHQCYTCKLLTGRRESFCTIRQDGGLSGFPCKAESPYDVFDTGHASNSISVAAGLAESKRKLGSSSRIIAVIGDGSLTGGMAFEALNHAGHLRSDIIVVLNDNEMSISKNVGGLASHLNRIMTGEFMSSVREELKNRMKTMPTIYKTARYLEETVKGIFGPGMIFEELGFTYVGPVDGHNMEHLLETMRNVSRLKGPLLVHVITRKGKGYTHAEDDPERFHGISTFELTTGNSLSRGKKTYTDVFGDTIVDLAKMDERVVAITAAMGLGTGLDKFSAIFPDRFYDIGIAEQHGVTFSAALALGGLKPFVAIYSTFLQRAYDQIILDVCLQNLPVVFAVDRSGIVGQDGPTHHGVYDLSYFRHIPNMVLMAPKDENELRQMLYSGYRYARPVAIRYPRGEALGVPIEDDFHEIPFGTWELLREGRDITMIACGNMVATAMEAAGVLADDGIDAGVVNGRFIKPMDENLLAEVAARTGRILTLEENVVIGGFGSGVGEALARVGSLIPFRSLGIPDVFVTHGGQGTLRKSLGIDLDGIVRTVRTWLGKE
- a CDS encoding YicC family protein produces the protein MTGFAKIEKEFPAGRIVSEARSLNSRYLEMNIRLPRTDYASEQKLRDLVKKHVKRGKVDVTIKWEKASDEIAIPRVNENVVRQYAAMARDLKENYGLTGDLTIESVFTLKDVFAYEENNSLPEDVLTAACSDLIAALNEERAREGGHIMNDLLGRLDAITASLAEIQTGWPEVIKAHEERLRGKIAEITQSVAVDETRVLQEIAIYMERVDISEEIVRLTGHLDNFRGTLASLEPMGRKLDFIIQEMVRETNTIGSKSNDLYINERVIGIKVEIEKMREQVQNVE